A genome region from Anaerobacillus alkaliphilus includes the following:
- a CDS encoding ammonium transporter: MDPIYLMNNVWIIICFTLVLLMQGGFILLEAGSTRMKNAGHIAGKTIFTVGVASLVFWAVGYGFIYGEGNAFIGLSDFFYGDFTSVVDGLAGSVDFMFQLAFAAIALTIAFGGFAERGKLSAYVVFAVLFSAIVYPVVAHWIWGGGWLADHGKQDFAGSTVVHLTGAMAALAATIILKPRIGKFNKDGSANDLAGHNQVYTALGVLVLWVGWFGFNAGSTLGVDDAFFGYVALNTQLAAAAGAIAAMFIVWAVSGKADIPTTLNGALAGLVAITASCAFVAPWAAVLIGIIGGLIVYFSMKLFDKARIDDPIFALSVHGVAGVWGTLSTGFFATPELAELNGGAAGLFYGGGLGQLGVQTMGVVACGLFAFVVSFIILKVMDKTMGGIRVTEEEEIIGLDLSEHGSYGYPESMPDKKQGA; encoded by the coding sequence ATGGATCCGATTTATTTAATGAATAACGTGTGGATTATTATTTGTTTTACGTTGGTTTTACTAATGCAAGGTGGATTTATCTTATTAGAAGCAGGGTCAACAAGAATGAAAAATGCGGGTCACATTGCCGGCAAAACAATTTTTACAGTTGGTGTTGCTTCTCTTGTTTTCTGGGCAGTAGGGTATGGTTTTATTTACGGTGAAGGAAACGCATTTATCGGTTTGTCGGACTTTTTCTATGGAGACTTTACAAGTGTTGTAGATGGCTTAGCCGGTTCAGTTGACTTCATGTTCCAATTAGCGTTTGCTGCGATTGCTTTAACAATAGCGTTTGGTGGATTTGCAGAACGCGGAAAGTTATCTGCTTACGTAGTGTTTGCAGTACTTTTTTCCGCAATTGTTTATCCAGTTGTAGCTCATTGGATTTGGGGCGGTGGTTGGTTAGCTGATCACGGCAAACAAGATTTTGCAGGTTCAACAGTCGTTCATTTAACTGGTGCGATGGCAGCATTGGCTGCAACGATCATCTTAAAGCCTCGTATTGGGAAATTCAATAAAGATGGTTCAGCAAATGATTTAGCAGGTCATAACCAAGTTTATACAGCATTAGGTGTCTTAGTTCTTTGGGTAGGTTGGTTTGGATTTAACGCTGGTAGTACATTAGGCGTCGATGATGCATTCTTCGGTTACGTTGCTTTAAATACACAGCTTGCAGCTGCGGCTGGTGCGATTGCTGCGATGTTCATTGTTTGGGCTGTTTCTGGTAAAGCAGATATTCCTACAACTTTAAATGGTGCTTTAGCAGGGCTAGTAGCAATTACGGCATCATGTGCGTTTGTTGCTCCGTGGGCAGCCGTACTAATTGGTATTATTGGTGGTCTAATCGTTTACTTTAGCATGAAGTTATTTGATAAAGCTCGTATTGATGATCCAATCTTTGCTCTTTCTGTTCACGGTGTTGCAGGGGTATGGGGAACACTTTCAACTGGTTTTTTCGCAACACCTGAATTAGCAGAATTAAACGGTGGGGCAGCTGGATTGTTCTACGGTGGTGGACTTGGTCAATTAGGGGTTCAAACGATGGGTGTAGTTGCTTGTGGATTATTCGCTTTCGTTGTTTCCTTTATTATCTTAAAAGTAATGGATAAAACAATGGGTGGTATCCGTGTTACTGAGGAAGAAGAGATCATTGGTCTTGACTTAAGTGAACATGGAAGCTACGGTTATCCTGAAAGCATGCCAGACAAAAAGCAAGGTGCTTAG
- a CDS encoding HAD family hydrolase, with product MDSIIFDLDGTLWDSSEQVLTIWNEVLKKHGDLPEITKEQLASCMGLQSKEIGQKLFPQLSEEQQDEILTECHEVECPYLGDHGAVVYPDVERVLTVLAQKYKLFIVSNCQNGYIEAFYKSHQLEKYFIDYEHPGRTGLTKGENIKLIIERNQLKQPIYVGDTKGDLTGARFAGIPFVYASYGFGEVDEFDYVIHRFSDLLELF from the coding sequence GTGGATAGTATCATTTTTGATTTAGACGGAACATTATGGGACTCAAGTGAACAAGTTTTAACGATATGGAACGAAGTCTTAAAAAAACACGGGGATTTGCCTGAAATTACGAAAGAACAATTAGCTAGTTGTATGGGCTTGCAAAGTAAAGAGATTGGCCAGAAGTTGTTTCCGCAATTATCGGAGGAACAACAGGACGAAATTCTAACGGAATGTCATGAAGTAGAGTGTCCATATTTAGGCGATCATGGAGCTGTTGTATATCCAGATGTTGAGAGAGTTTTAACCGTACTAGCCCAAAAATACAAGCTATTTATCGTAAGTAACTGTCAAAATGGCTATATAGAAGCTTTCTATAAATCACATCAATTAGAAAAATATTTTATTGATTATGAACATCCAGGAAGAACTGGTCTAACAAAAGGTGAGAACATTAAATTGATCATCGAAAGAAATCAGTTAAAACAACCGATCTATGTTGGTGACACAAAAGGGGATTTAACTGGAGCAAGGTTTGCGGGTATTCCTTTTGTCTATGCAAGTTATGGCTTTGGAGAAGTGGATGAATTTGATTACGTGATCCATCGTTTTTCTGACCTCTTGGAATTGTTTTAA
- a CDS encoding exonuclease domain-containing protein — translation MNQMMQFLRQIPGKLGGNSYSSIANQNDPSNVAFLRQLQREIKKQDVLELPFAKLNLVVFDIETTGFYPHKGDQILSIGAVKIREGRVIEEEFFYSLVYSEIGPSEEITALTGITKKDLELAPSMSKVLTDFFQYVKSDPLIAHHANHERNFMQHVTWSVLKTRFEHRVIDTSFLTKIVEPMTSMVTLDEWCHYLGITIEHRHHALHDAIATAKLWVESAQLVQEKGFHHLRDVYTYLASQK, via the coding sequence ATGAACCAAATGATGCAATTCTTAAGGCAAATACCAGGGAAATTAGGAGGAAACTCATATTCATCAATAGCAAATCAAAATGACCCAAGTAATGTAGCCTTCCTTAGACAGTTGCAACGGGAAATAAAAAAACAGGATGTCCTTGAGTTACCATTCGCAAAATTAAATTTAGTTGTTTTTGATATCGAAACAACGGGTTTCTACCCACATAAAGGTGACCAAATTCTTTCAATAGGTGCAGTGAAAATACGCGAAGGTCGGGTTATCGAGGAAGAGTTCTTTTATTCATTGGTTTATAGTGAAATAGGACCATCAGAAGAAATCACAGCATTGACAGGTATTACAAAAAAAGATCTTGAACTGGCTCCAAGTATGTCTAAGGTTCTCACTGATTTCTTTCAATATGTTAAAAGTGACCCACTGATAGCCCATCATGCCAATCATGAACGAAACTTTATGCAACACGTGACATGGTCTGTATTAAAGACTCGCTTTGAGCATCGAGTCATTGATACATCGTTTTTAACGAAAATTGTTGAACCGATGACAAGTATGGTTACTTTAGATGAATGGTGCCATTACCTTGGAATTACCATTGAACATAGGCATCATGCCTTACATGATGCCATTGCTACGGCAAAGCTTTGGGTTGAAAGTGCTCAACTTGTTCAAGAGAAGGGCTTTCATCATCTAAGGGATGTTTACACGTATTTAGCCTCACAAAAATAA
- a CDS encoding acyl-CoA dehydrogenase family protein produces MKLFKLKTKTERLNLLKEKVKPFADRAWEHDKEVTFPVENIQDLKAIGYHTLTVPAQFGGLDISLLEFVQLQEEIAKADGSTALSIGWHMGIVKHLGEKRTWDAKMFQTFCEDVLQNEALLNNAASESGTGSPTRGGRPETKARKENDKWVISGTKTFTTMSPVLDYFVVSASIQGTEEIGNFLLPKGTRGLSINETWDSVAMRGTGSHDLVLEEAEAPLENLVEYVVPGKKQVAGWLLHIPACYLGIARAAQEEAITFASSYSPNSIEGTIVDLPYVKQKIGEMELYIQQSQHFLYSVATKWDESDDETRQTMGGELGAVKLSVVNHAIKVVDLAMRVTGARSLSEKNPLQRYYRDVRAGLHNPPMDDATIVLLANNAIGKLKQ; encoded by the coding sequence TTGAAATTATTTAAATTAAAGACAAAAACAGAGCGACTTAATCTGTTAAAAGAAAAGGTAAAGCCTTTTGCTGACCGAGCTTGGGAGCATGATAAAGAAGTAACATTTCCGGTAGAAAATATTCAAGACTTGAAAGCAATCGGCTACCATACTCTTACAGTACCAGCTCAGTTTGGTGGTCTTGATATATCACTTCTAGAATTTGTTCAACTCCAGGAAGAGATAGCAAAAGCAGATGGTTCAACCGCCTTATCTATTGGCTGGCATATGGGAATTGTGAAACATCTAGGGGAAAAACGAACATGGGATGCTAAGATGTTTCAAACATTTTGTGAAGATGTTCTTCAAAACGAAGCTTTATTAAATAATGCTGCTTCAGAAAGTGGTACAGGAAGCCCAACTAGAGGTGGAAGACCGGAAACAAAAGCTAGAAAAGAAAACGATAAATGGGTCATATCAGGTACGAAAACATTTACGACGATGTCTCCTGTACTGGATTATTTTGTGGTGAGTGCTTCGATCCAAGGTACTGAGGAGATCGGCAACTTTTTACTTCCAAAAGGAACGAGAGGATTATCGATTAACGAGACATGGGACTCTGTTGCGATGCGTGGCACAGGGAGTCATGATTTAGTTCTTGAAGAAGCAGAAGCACCGCTTGAAAATCTAGTCGAATACGTTGTTCCAGGGAAAAAGCAAGTTGCTGGATGGTTATTGCATATTCCAGCTTGTTATTTAGGAATTGCTCGGGCCGCTCAAGAAGAAGCAATTACGTTTGCTAGCAGCTATTCCCCAAATAGTATTGAGGGGACGATTGTAGATCTACCTTATGTGAAACAAAAAATTGGGGAAATGGAACTGTATATCCAGCAAAGTCAACACTTTCTTTATTCTGTTGCAACTAAATGGGATGAAAGCGATGATGAGACAAGACAAACAATGGGTGGAGAGTTAGGTGCAGTAAAACTATCGGTGGTTAATCACGCCATAAAGGTTGTAGACCTAGCGATGAGAGTAACTGGTGCTCGGAGTTTATCTGAGAAAAATCCGTTGCAACGCTACTATCGTGATGTTCGGGCTGGTTTACACAATCCACCAATGGATGACGCTACAATTGTCCTTTTGGCCAATAATGCGATTGGAAAATTAAAGCAATAA
- a CDS encoding GNAT family N-acetyltransferase: protein MIKKIDISNKNNAEAVLNIQIPSYRVEAEIIGSDDIPPLKDTVHSLQDCGETFFGYYEDHELCGAISIKVENDEVDIHRLIVHPKHFRKGFAQSLLDFVINNFARKIIKVATGSKNTPAVNFYRKNGFDSIKEVKINEQLSLTFFEKKL, encoded by the coding sequence TTGATTAAGAAAATCGACATTAGTAATAAAAATAACGCTGAAGCTGTATTAAACATTCAAATACCATCGTATAGGGTAGAGGCAGAAATAATTGGTTCAGATGATATACCACCTTTAAAAGACACAGTTCATTCTTTGCAAGATTGCGGAGAAACTTTCTTTGGGTATTATGAAGATCATGAACTTTGTGGAGCAATATCTATAAAAGTAGAAAATGATGAAGTTGATATACATAGGTTAATCGTACATCCAAAACACTTTAGAAAAGGATTTGCACAGTCACTATTGGATTTTGTAATCAATAACTTTGCAAGAAAAATAATAAAAGTAGCGACAGGCTCTAAAAATACTCCTGCAGTTAATTTTTATAGAAAAAATGGCTTTGATAGTATTAAAGAAGTCAAAATAAATGAACAACTATCTCTTACATTTTTTGAAAAGAAATTATAA
- a CDS encoding TIGR02206 family membrane protein, with product MKPFIFHPGEHIDRNLFLSFEHLMALYIFGGFVILLFLFRHHPFMRQVRWILFATLVISEIGIVTWSILTGLWDIQYNLPLHLCTISLVTSSFMLATNSYKVFEIIYFFGVGGAFQAIITPELFYTFPHFRFFHYFIAHFAIILAIFYMIWVCNYTVKFRSAFKAFLVLNCIAAVAITVNHLTGANYMFLARKPVTPSILDWLGPYPWYILSLELLAIILFLLLCVPFYLRQRQ from the coding sequence ATGAAACCATTCATTTTTCATCCAGGCGAACATATTGACAGAAATCTTTTTCTATCTTTTGAACATTTAATGGCCCTATATATATTTGGCGGCTTTGTTATCTTGCTATTCCTTTTTCGTCATCATCCTTTCATGAGACAAGTTCGCTGGATTTTGTTTGCGACACTAGTTATTTCCGAAATCGGTATCGTTACTTGGAGCATCTTAACGGGACTTTGGGATATACAATACAATCTACCATTACATTTATGTACGATAAGCTTGGTTACAAGCTCGTTTATGCTTGCAACTAATTCATATAAAGTATTTGAAATTATTTATTTCTTTGGAGTCGGAGGAGCATTTCAAGCCATAATTACCCCTGAACTTTTTTACACGTTTCCGCACTTCCGTTTTTTCCATTACTTTATTGCTCATTTTGCAATTATCTTAGCAATTTTTTATATGATATGGGTTTGTAACTATACGGTCAAATTCCGCTCGGCATTCAAAGCCTTTTTAGTCCTAAACTGTATAGCTGCAGTGGCAATCACTGTTAATCACCTCACAGGTGCCAATTATATGTTTTTAGCGAGAAAACCTGTGACACCTAGCATTCTTGATTGGCTTGGACCCTATCCCTGGTATATCTTATCTCTAGAGCTCCTTGCAATCATTCTGTTTTTGTTACTTTGTGTCCCATTTTATTTAAGACAAAGACAGTGA
- a CDS encoding aminoglycoside phosphotransferase family protein, whose translation MYTKISSDIITSSTEINEITKGFSHDKKYVVNGQYLVRIFPQGEEEKRKEEFNCIQTLSNYSQFVPKTYEFGHLADNEFSYMILEFLPGDDAESVLPQLSGDEQYEAGFLAGKELKKLHQLHAPESTIDWFTQKKKKSDNYLEELQTVPVDDRLKELLATYIKQHEHLMRNRPNTFQHDDFHPSNLLIHNKVFSGIIDFQRMDWGDPLHDLTKIGFFSKRISVEFSRGVLEGYHSEEGISEVFWELYSLYSAMHIVSAIVWGLRMSQEQFETLLGYSLDVLADHDDFKQTIPKWYKNK comes from the coding sequence TTGTATACGAAAATTTCAAGTGACATTATTACATCTAGTACTGAAATTAATGAGATTACGAAAGGCTTCTCTCATGATAAAAAATATGTAGTAAACGGACAGTATTTAGTAAGAATATTTCCTCAAGGTGAAGAAGAAAAAAGGAAAGAAGAATTCAACTGTATTCAAACATTAAGTAACTATTCTCAATTTGTACCTAAGACATACGAGTTTGGCCATTTAGCAGACAACGAGTTCAGTTATATGATCCTAGAGTTTCTACCAGGTGACGATGCCGAAAGTGTTTTGCCACAATTGAGTGGTGACGAACAGTACGAGGCTGGCTTTCTCGCAGGGAAAGAACTAAAGAAGTTACATCAACTACATGCTCCTGAAAGTACGATTGATTGGTTTACACAAAAAAAGAAGAAAAGTGATAACTATTTGGAGGAGCTACAGACTGTACCTGTAGATGATCGTTTGAAAGAATTGTTGGCTACATACATAAAACAACATGAGCATTTAATGAGAAATCGCCCCAATACATTTCAGCATGATGATTTTCACCCATCTAACTTACTCATACATAACAAGGTTTTTTCAGGAATTATTGATTTTCAAAGAATGGACTGGGGTGACCCGCTTCATGATTTAACAAAAATAGGCTTTTTCTCGAAACGAATAAGTGTTGAATTTTCAAGAGGTGTTTTAGAGGGATATCATTCAGAAGAAGGAATAAGCGAAGTTTTTTGGGAACTATATTCGTTATATAGTGCGATGCATATTGTTTCAGCTATTGTTTGGGGACTAAGAATGAGCCAAGAGCAGTTTGAAACGTTATTGGGATACTCGCTAGATGTGTTAGCAGACCATGACGATTTTAAGCAAACCATTCCAAAATGGTATAAAAATAAGTAA
- a CDS encoding MerR family transcriptional regulator — MVNKIPQHLAIFPISNVVEMTNLSARQIRYYEDQDLIQPLRNKGNQRIFSLNDIERLLEIKSYIDQKINIAGIKAIFSSKVQEQNVYAQRDHAFSESELEEIFTFVQIRMALNKKNTE; from the coding sequence TTGGTAAATAAAATTCCTCAGCATTTAGCAATTTTCCCGATTAGTAATGTAGTGGAAATGACCAACTTATCGGCTCGACAAATCCGTTACTATGAGGACCAGGATTTAATTCAACCTCTAAGAAATAAAGGCAATCAACGGATCTTTTCTCTCAATGATATTGAACGATTACTAGAAATAAAATCCTACATTGATCAAAAAATTAATATTGCAGGAATAAAAGCAATTTTTTCTTCCAAAGTTCAAGAGCAAAATGTCTACGCGCAACGTGATCACGCGTTTTCCGAAAGTGAATTAGAAGAAATCTTCACCTTCGTTCAAATAAGGATGGCACTGAATAAAAAGAATACAGAATGA
- a CDS encoding type 1 glutamine amidotransferase domain-containing protein, whose protein sequence is MLLQGKKVIQIVSDDFEDLELWYPVLRLREEGAEVHIVGEEANVKYVGKYGVPIESDLAFRDINPDDYDALLVPGGWSPDKLRRYEEVLHMTREMDHEKKPIGQICHAGWVLISAGILKGKTVTSTPGIKDDMMNAGATWLNEAVVVDGHLVSSRRPPDLPDYMREFIKVLAAK, encoded by the coding sequence GTGCTTTTACAAGGGAAAAAGGTTATACAAATTGTTAGTGATGATTTTGAAGATTTAGAGTTATGGTACCCAGTTTTACGCCTACGGGAAGAAGGGGCCGAAGTACATATCGTCGGTGAAGAGGCTAATGTAAAGTATGTAGGAAAGTATGGAGTTCCTATTGAAAGCGATTTAGCTTTCCGTGACATTAACCCTGATGATTATGATGCTTTATTAGTTCCAGGAGGATGGTCTCCAGATAAGTTACGTCGCTATGAAGAAGTTCTTCATATGACAAGGGAAATGGACCATGAGAAAAAGCCCATTGGACAAATTTGTCATGCTGGTTGGGTATTAATCTCTGCAGGTATCTTAAAAGGGAAGACGGTTACAAGCACGCCTGGAATAAAGGATGATATGATGAATGCGGGTGCAACTTGGCTAAATGAAGCAGTTGTTGTAGATGGTCACTTAGTCTCAAGTCGCCGTCCACCAGATCTTCCAGACTATATGAGGGAATTTATCAAGGTGTTAGCCGCAAAATAG
- a CDS encoding DUF294 nucleotidyltransferase-like domain-containing protein, which produces MKTYEQVKEFLEKKLPSVSWDHQKLNEFHEIIMKEIIQIALTKVESELGKPPTHFAFFVMGSAARHEQSVWSDQDHGIIYDGPDHFHSYFIRMGKEITRGFALAGYEPCDGNVMASNPYWCKSSADWTTQIAQWFDEADWESLRYFSTFFDSRVLAGEDKLLLALKTFAFSKLDENPVLYKRLYENVGFVKKGIGIFGQILSEEKGEEAGTINLKQTIFFPYVNSLRLLALIEKIPEASTLERFQKLPEGYETIKVYQSYFLKLLNYRLYFQKDAVSYKKVHLLPVNAMSAREKDGLKEIMKKGRQLFKETKEIIDRRCSP; this is translated from the coding sequence TTGAAAACTTATGAACAAGTGAAGGAATTTCTTGAGAAGAAGTTACCATCAGTATCATGGGACCATCAAAAATTAAACGAATTCCACGAAATCATCATGAAAGAAATTATACAAATTGCTCTTACAAAAGTAGAAAGTGAGTTGGGGAAACCCCCTACTCACTTTGCTTTCTTTGTCATGGGAAGTGCAGCTAGACATGAGCAATCAGTTTGGAGTGATCAGGATCATGGAATTATCTATGATGGCCCTGATCACTTCCACTCTTACTTCATAAGAATGGGTAAAGAAATTACAAGAGGTTTTGCCTTAGCTGGGTACGAACCTTGTGATGGGAATGTCATGGCCTCGAATCCTTATTGGTGTAAGTCAAGTGCAGACTGGACAACACAAATCGCGCAATGGTTTGATGAAGCAGATTGGGAGTCTTTAAGGTACTTTTCTACATTTTTTGATTCGCGCGTGTTAGCGGGTGAGGATAAGCTATTATTAGCTTTAAAAACATTTGCTTTCTCTAAACTAGATGAAAACCCTGTTCTTTACAAACGCTTGTATGAAAATGTAGGTTTTGTAAAGAAAGGGATAGGGATATTCGGACAAATCCTTAGTGAGGAGAAAGGAGAAGAGGCTGGAACAATTAATTTAAAACAGACAATCTTCTTTCCTTATGTAAATTCACTTCGCCTTTTAGCTTTAATTGAAAAAATTCCTGAGGCATCGACTCTCGAGCGGTTTCAAAAACTACCTGAGGGCTATGAAACAATTAAAGTCTACCAGTCATATTTCTTAAAGTTGCTTAATTATCGTTTGTATTTTCAAAAAGATGCGGTTAGTTATAAAAAGGTTCATTTATTACCTGTCAACGCAATGTCAGCAAGAGAAAAAGATGGACTCAAAGAAATCATGAAAAAAGGACGTCAGTTATTTAAGGAAACGAAAGAAATCATTGACCGTAGGTGTTCACCGTGA
- a CDS encoding zinc-dependent alcohol dehydrogenase — MKAVTYQGKYSVAVKEVEDAKLQDKEDVIVKITSTAICGSDLHLYQGNFPLPIGYVIGHEPMGIVEEVGPNVTAVKKGDRVVIPFTVGCGRCFFCEHELESQCDNSNPHYDSGGYFGYSEKFGNHPGGQAEYLRVPFGNFTPFVVPENCELEDEKLLFLSDVLPTAYWSVVNAGVKKGDTVIVLGCGPVGIYAQKFAWLKGAKRVIAVDYIPFRLEQAKRINNVEVFDFTEHEDMGEVLKEVTNGGAEVVIDCVGMDGKKSPLEFIEQKLKLQGGTLGPIQIATKAIKKCGTLQITGVYGGLYNMFPLGPFFSRNINIKMGQAPARHFMPHIYDLIVKGDIDSSAIITHTLPLEKASEGYEKFNNRTDDCLKVVLKP, encoded by the coding sequence ATGAAGGCAGTTACTTATCAAGGAAAGTACTCAGTTGCTGTGAAAGAAGTCGAAGATGCGAAGCTTCAAGATAAAGAAGACGTGATTGTAAAAATTACTTCCACTGCTATTTGTGGATCAGATTTACACTTATATCAAGGGAACTTCCCATTACCTATTGGTTATGTTATTGGTCATGAACCGATGGGGATTGTTGAAGAGGTTGGTCCAAATGTTACAGCAGTTAAAAAAGGTGACAGAGTTGTCATTCCTTTTACCGTAGGTTGTGGAAGATGTTTCTTTTGTGAACATGAGCTTGAAAGTCAGTGCGATAATTCAAATCCGCACTATGACTCTGGTGGGTATTTTGGGTATTCTGAAAAATTCGGAAATCATCCTGGAGGTCAAGCTGAATATCTTCGAGTACCTTTTGGAAACTTTACCCCATTTGTTGTTCCTGAAAATTGTGAACTAGAAGACGAGAAGTTACTATTTTTGTCTGATGTATTACCAACGGCCTATTGGAGCGTTGTGAACGCAGGGGTAAAGAAAGGCGATACCGTGATTGTATTAGGGTGCGGTCCAGTTGGTATATATGCCCAAAAATTTGCTTGGCTAAAAGGGGCAAAAAGAGTCATTGCTGTTGATTATATACCGTTTCGACTTGAGCAGGCGAAAAGAATTAATAATGTTGAAGTATTTGACTTCACAGAGCACGAGGATATGGGTGAAGTACTAAAAGAAGTTACAAATGGCGGGGCAGAAGTGGTCATTGACTGTGTTGGTATGGACGGAAAAAAATCACCTCTGGAATTTATTGAACAGAAGTTAAAGCTTCAAGGTGGTACGTTAGGACCAATCCAAATTGCAACAAAAGCAATTAAAAAATGCGGAACATTACAAATTACTGGTGTTTATGGTGGGTTATACAATATGTTTCCACTTGGGCCATTTTTTTCGAGAAATATTAATATCAAGATGGGACAAGCTCCAGCAAGACATTTTATGCCTCATATCTATGACCTAATTGTAAAAGGTGATATTGATTCGAGCGCTATCATTACTCATACATTACCGTTAGAAAAAGCAAGTGAAGGTTACGAGAAATTCAATAACCGGACAGATGATTGTTTAAAGGTCGTTT